Genomic segment of Schistocerca piceifrons isolate TAMUIC-IGC-003096 chromosome 1, iqSchPice1.1, whole genome shotgun sequence:
ATCAAATACTGTAGGGATCACTTTTTTCACTCTACCTTTTAACCTAGTATTTACCTGTCAATGAAGTAGAGATTCAGTAGACACAAAACATGGCTTGGATTCCGCGTTATACTGCAGCtccctttccccagttggataactggttAGCGACATGAAAGTTCAACAAGCACGAGTCAAAGCCTGTTGTTTTCTACTACACCGCGGTTCAAcaaaattaaagggtcactttttcaaACTCTGTATTTGTCCCCCATTCTGAcagataagtttgaaatttggctcacatGTGCCTACAGCCCTCCTCTCTAATAGTGCAAAAGTGTGGCATCCTGCAGTATCATACTCGGGCTCAGTGACATTCCAACAGCAAGgtgcaaaataaaaagaaagaaagccaCAACTCCGAACTTCATGTGAGCTGCAAGGTAGATTAATGATATCACACTGGCACCAATTTTACCACAAATCTGCCCAACACCACCATGGAtgtgtcacacaatgggaaggtcgtcATACCCTCTTTCACCAACATTTCACTAATTCTTTTGACAACTCTGCAATGGAGGTTAGAATTATaatgcccagcactgaaatatcgCAGTTTCCTTGTGAGTAGCTGAGGAAAACAGTTCAGATGCACAGCTGCTCAGAATTGACATCAAAAGACCTCAGGAAgtggcataaagggtgtcaatAAAACCAACCCTTCCAGGCTTTGATTCCTACACATTTCATGGCCGAAAATGACAGCAGTGCGATGGCAAACAGGACGACCTTCTTGACAACATTTGGCACTGCATGACTGCAACTCCACTGAATGTGATGTGACCACTTCGGAGTGTAGTGTGACCACAATTTTTATGTTAGTacacaggttggaaccactaggaatCTTTAAAAACCATTTGATGAATCTGAACATAATCCAAAGCATAAAAGATGCTTTTATGATTTTCCATCCTTCCTATTTCGCCCCCTCTTGAGGCATGAtcaaggggagggggcgggggcaggGCAGTTGCAACATTAATTTGTGCTATGTTCGTGAATAAAATGGTGAAGTTTCTGATAGGTACATATTTAatgtgctcaacaaaggtgtgtgGACAGCAACAAGGATGTTACGTGActgctttgctgttttattcacacaCATGTTAATGTTGTGCACACACAACGagccgcccccgccccctccccccttaatCATATCCACAAGAGTGCATGAAAAAGGAAGGATGGAAAACCATAAAAAAAACCTTTATGTttcggatcacattcaaatttggACCCTTGTGGCTACACTGTGTATACAGGAGCTCTACACTTCAAAGGGATTAGATCATGTTCAATGATGTTGCAGCCACACAATGTCCTTACAGCAGGGTGAGTGTCTAACATTGCCACGAATGTCATTCTATTGATCATTACACTGCAAACTGTCATTTTTgaccgcaaaatgtgtgggaatcaaaggTCCAAGGGAAGGGGTTGTTTCATTGAAGCCCTGTATGCCACTGCTTGAAGCCTTTTCATATTTATTCTGAGTGGTGGTCTGTCTGAAAAGTTTTCTTCAGCGATCCATAAGAAACCTGCACGAATTCAACACTGGGTGGCGTCATTCTAACCTCCACGACAGAAGCgtcaaagaaggggtgaaatgtccacagtagcactgggcagaattgtggtaaaatttggtgccaatgtgaaatTATTAATGCACATTGAAGCCCAAATGAACATCTGAGCGGTGGCCTTTTTCTCGCACGAGTCAACACCTTGGTGTCTGAAGCGCCGCCAAGCCAATGAGTAATGTTGTATGGTGCCACACTTTTACACCGTTACGGAGGGAGGATGAAGATACCTTTGAGGTAAATTTCTAACTTATGCACAGAGTAAAAGACAGTACGAGATGCAACTTTTCTTCACTTATATAAAGAAAGGTTTGCAGCAGCACAACAGATGACTCAACTTATAGCTTTCTGGTCTCTTTGAGTCAAATGTAGATGTGAACATGATTCTCTGCCTGGGGGGACCATAATATATTATTTGTTTGGACGCTTTCAAATTATACAGAAGACAGGTAACTGTATTTCCAGTGGCGAGAAACAGATTTACGCCTTTTAAAGATCAGAGAGACATCAGCACAATCTTCTTGAATGGAATTCAGAAATTTCTTGCATATGAATACGTAAGATTTCAAAGTACTTCTACAGATGGCGGAAGGATACATTTTGAAACATGACAATTTGAGACTGCCAATTTTGGCTTCGTTCACATTACCAGTCACAATTCGCACTCTGAATCCACTGCAAATTCTTAGAATGATGGACAGTGAGTTAATCAACTTTGAAGTATTGTAATAAGTATAACCAATAACAAAAAGATAACCACTTCACTATCAGGCTGCAGTGTGACGCTAAGAatttgaaacaaacaaatatttttaaccaaatttttcccagCAATCATTTCCAAACAActgcgggaaaaaaaaaaaaaaaaaaaaaaaaaaaaaaaaaaaaaaaaatgcatcaaaaATATGTGATGTTTCATCTTTTAAGGTTCAAGTAAAATGTTTTCTGAAAAAGTACTTCAGCAACTTTGCTTTATTTACATACACTATGTTCTTTAAGCAGCACAGCAGATGACTCAACTTTCAgttttctgctttccttgaatTTGACCTGGATATGGACGCAATTCTTTGGATGGTACAGTGAAGAAGTCTGCCATAAAGAGTCCACAACAAAGAACCGTAGCAACGAGCCAACACCGCATCACAGTGCATACTATGCTTCACAAAATGAGTGATGTAACACAAGCTAAACATGTATATCATGTGGatcttttgtaattttttccttttaCTTGTGCCACCTCAGCCAGATGCATATTGAATCAGTCATACACCCACAATTCACACAGAATATTTCACTGGTTGCAAACATATTACTCCCATTGTGATGTGCTCCCATTATTGCCACAAGATGTCACTCCAAATGCCAATTCAATGTGGAAAACACAATATTCATGCACTGCTTACAGTGCGAAAGTTATGATATTCACTTACTTaatgttgttctctgaattttatttgGGCCCCCAACAAAATATCCCATGTCAATCAAATCATCTGTCCACAGGTACTTAATGCTACACATGCGATGCCAAGCTGGGTCGGTAGTTTAATCTATTAACATAATAAATCTGTTAATTGTGGCCAATTTCCTGCCAACCAATGTATAAACTGACATCAATGATTGAATTCCTTTTGTTGATTGTATAAATTGTACATTTTGACATGATAATGTCTAATGTACCTAAGAGTTATGACCCACTGGaatattacaaaaaagaaaagacTACAAACAACAGAATGTTAATGCCTAACTTTTTATAAAGTAAAGTAAACAAATCCACAGAAAAGAGAGAGCGTACATTTATTATATCAACAATCCAATCCAGCTGTACACAATTTTCtctcgtccgcccccccccccccctcctcctcctgaaAAATTATCTGTAATTGACAATAAGAATGTGAAAAAGGCCAGTTCACAATTTAAGGTAAAATACAAAAACTGGTAAAGTACGCTTTAGAATCTTTTATAAACTGAATTCCTTTATTACAAATTACGAAAAGTTTTCTTTACTATAGTTTTATTACAAATCTGTGATGTCCTAACTgagaaaaatataatattttttctgtaatATACATAATCTGTACAAAACAATATTTACAGTTCTTTAAAAGCATCACTAATGCTTATCTACATGCACTGATATACTTTATGGAGTGATTAGCACGTGTTGTGGCAATTTCGTTCACTGTCATCGCTTACTTCTTTTTCTAAGTACTCTATCAAAGTTCTCTTGCTCTGCAGCATGCAAATTTCGTCTCTTGCTTTTTCTTTGATGAACATAAGGAACATATTCCTCAGATGATGGATGGAGTGGAGACCCTCCCAAATCTATCTCCTCTGATGGTGCATCCTTTACATCTACATTATTAGAAACAATTTCTTGAGGGAACTGACATGGTGTTTCCCTTTGTTCTGGAAAACTGGTGCCACCTGAAAATATAAGTGTGTTTTAAGAGAacctataaaatatttaaatttctttttcctttgcaTAGTAAAAATAGGACAAAGCATGTGAACTACACATCAAGATCATATTTGCATTCACTACAGTTTTACAATCCAAGTTTCAAAAATTATAAGCTAACACTGCATAAACTACAGAGAATGTGTgtatagaaagggggggggggaggttgttttAATACAAGAActacttttaaaaaaatgagaaacaaGAGTGCATGGAAGATATAAATGTCAAATATCCCTACCACATTCCTTCATGAAAAAGCACATGCACACAAAAGTTTTTAGTAATGATCTATGAACTGCCACTTAATTTGGTTAGGAATAAAAATGTGACAGAGGTGAACATTGACTGTTATGGGCCTACATTGTAAACTGAAAGCGCTATGGTGAGATGACTGTCTATTTTTGTTACAGTATTGGTTTGAAAAACAAAGAGGTTTTTTTCCTACTGTGTGATTTTTGGTCAGGTTtccagaaaacaaaacacacacacaaacaaacacacacacacacacacacacatctgaataATATCAATTGCAAGAAGACTGTCATGACATATTTTAATTTTGTCAGGGAAAGTCAATAATAAAAATTTCTGTGCTGCATTCTCTCACAATTTCATAAATTACTTTCCTTAATAGGGAGTATATGCTCAGGCCAGAACAGGTCAAACACAACTTTTGTCAGAGCTTGCAACATCACCTCTTCTGTGTGAAAATGAACAATATTCTTCTTAAATTCCTTCCAATGAGTCCTGCTACACAACCAGCACAATATTTACACCAATCACAGACCCAACCCCATGTCCTCCAAATTAATACTTCTCCCTGCACCAATCATCCGCCCTTTCCAACAGCCAATCTGTTACCAAATTAAGGCTGGAAAAACCACTGCTTATACAAACTCCACTTCAAATACTGAAAACAAGCTGTGTAGGCATGGCAGACACACAGTTGTCTGTTCTGACGAACAGCTACTGGTAAATACTTATTGAAACCAAAACAGCCCACCCATTTGAAGAATGTGCTATTCTTGTGGTACTCTTAGTGTCCAATTTAGATCTGATGATTTAGcccattaagaacaacatgctgaATTTTGTCGGTGAACCAAGTTAGGTAAGATCACTATTTGCAGAATCTATGTTTATTTCTACAGAGGAAATTTTTGATCCTAAGAAAGATCACAACCTGGCAATGTGAAATGTGGTCTATAATTTGAAAATAAGCAATATGTGCATCTGTTCGATAGGTCTCCTTGAAAATGGGAATAATCCGCACAATTTTTCAATCACTTAAAACACTTTGTTCCTCCAATAGCTTCTTCTAGGAGAGGAGAAAGTTCTGTCACATAATCTGTGAAGAACAGTATATGCATCTCATCAGATACAGTCACTTTTCCTCTGTCAAGTGATTTAAGCTCACATACGTTCAGCATTCTGTGATGCTTGATAAGAGAAATCATATTAGTTTTCTGCACTGAAACCATTTCGCAAGACTTTACATAAGGACCCCCCCCACCTTGCTCTGCAAAATCTGACTTTTGAATTAATAGAATGTTCTTGCAGTGCTCTTTTTATGTTCATTTCAGGttatttcagcttttgtttgcaATAAGGCTTTGAGTTCATTTAAATCTGAGATGAAACTCATTCTACTTATGCAGCAACTATCTAACAGTGTTACAGAAACACAAATCTTTCCCATCTGCCACAACCTTGCTCGCTTCTTCATCCCCAGAGACAAAGGTTTGATTATGTCTGCTCTGATAAACTGCAATCTTTTTCTTGCCATAagcaagcaaaaatattttcctgtcaaaaaaaaaaatacattatgccCACTGAATCCCACATTTAGGAATCGATAAGTCTGTGTCTGTTAGTTACTAAGAAGTGTAATGTGTTGCTGTGACAAATTGCTTCTGTACCTAAAGGTGTTCAGAATAATCTTGCTTCAGTCCATATTCCTAGAACCTATGTTAATATGGGGCTCTCCCTGTTACCATACTACAAACATTTTGCAACTACAGCTCCTGAGGCACTTGGTCTATAAAAGCTTTCAATTAGCATGTTTGATCCAACATATACGCTTACCTTCTGTAAGACTACTTCATATTATGAATCTGTAATAACCTCACTACATAGGATCAAATACTTTACAGTAATAAATACACCTCCACCTTTGGTGACCAACCTATATAATATTTATTCCAATCCTAATTTACCATTTCGTTGTGGTTCATTTCTCGTTTCAGGCAACTAAACACACttgtatttgcaatgtgaatgttgccaggtgtaggagatataaatagaaAAAACTTGCATATTCTGCTACTTTCATTCTATTACCTCATTAtggatcatattctggagtaactcctcgaactgagaaaaagtttttagagtgcaaaagcatGTATAACAAGACTcctttgtggtgtaaattcacgaaCAGATGATCAGTTCTGGATATTAAGATGCAACCCAAATCATGAGCCTTGCTTCCAACCTGCCTATGAGCCTAGCTGTTGTAAGGAATTCAGCCAGCTGTCCACAGGAACTGGAGATCACTCTAAACCCAGATGGCAGATATTCTTAGTGGCAACATGAGCTATTATTTACAGTTGGCTGCATCCAGTGTCTTCAATAGCCAGTAGCAGAGTCCACTTTACTCCCCTGCCCCCTTTCCCACTCCCACTTTCGGAATTCTGAGTGAGACCACATCTACTCCCCTAACatacttaaacaatggaaagtccaggatagaAAAACAACATTGTTATGGAAatgatatattgctactcaccatataaaggagacactgagtcacagacattcaacaatgaaaagactgttgtgCAATTAAGCTTTAAACCAAAAGGCTTTTCCCAAAGTAGGAAACGTCCCACACAAGTTGTGCTTATGTGAAAGTATGTCTGTTTTCTACTTTTGAAGAAGGCCACTTGGATAAGAGCTAAAATCTAAAACAgtcttttctttgtgcctgtctgtgactcaacatgtcctctaaaatatttctgtcccTGAACTTTTGTTCTGTTCTTGAAAATCGTAAATCGTAAtgcacatttgtattttatttatgacagCAGAACTACTATAAATGAACAGAAATCTGTACCTAGGAAATGTTACagttgtttcactgtggaaacGATAACTACAGTCACTTACCTTCATCATATTCTAACAAGCTGATACTTTTCTCACTCTCAGCATCACTGGCATTACCATTTCTCAGAGTGCAGCTCTCTTGAATTTCCTCTGCAAACATTTCTGGTGATGCGTGAACTTCTGAATAATCACTTCTAACTCTTTTTACTGAGGATCGTGATGCAAACACAGGTGAGGCTTGTACATTTGCTGTATTACTGTCATTCCCACTATCTTTTATATCACTGTTTCTCATATATTGCGGTGGTGTTTTTACAGTTGATGAGTAAGGTGTTCCACTGACAGGCACATTGTCACCGACCACATTACACATATTTTTGGCAGCATGATCAGCTGAATGGCTTGCTTGATTCATCAAAGATGTAGAAGGAAAATTCCAGTTAACTTGGACACCCTCTTCAGGATCGTCATCATCATCTGAGTATTGAAGCTTCCTAGAGCACTTCTTGGAACTATTCTTTATGTCCACTTCATTTGTTATACTTGAGGTACTGCTACTCTCACCATCATTACTAGGAAGAATGTTTTGACCACTCTCCATTCTCTTGACATTGTTACCAAAACTGCCCTGATCACCATCCTCCAATACTTTCACAGTGTTAGAACTGAATGCAAGTTGTGCCGGCTTTTCTTGTTGCAGTCGCTGCTTTGCCATCTGTATTAAGTTTTCAAAACTTGATTTGTTCTTTTTCACTGTGTAacagaaacataaaacataaataagAACCAACTTTAAATATAAACAATTCATTACATAGTAATAAATTATTAAAGCTtgacaattactgtaattacaaacaaaattacaagaattattatatttttttaaaagtacttACAATATTCTCTGCGTATATCATCAGATTTCTCGTTATTTTTTGGAAATGTCTGGAATGCAGGATATGTATAAATTATTGTGATGAATTATAAAATGGAATCTGGAAACATATTCTTAGAATAGTAGTTTAAATAGATATTAAATTATACAACAAAAGTTACATGTTACAGAATAGAATTCGATGACTGAATAGTGATATGTTACAAAAGTAGATACAGAAATACATAAATAGCTTATGTCAACATAAAATAATTATAGTAGTAGGTCACACATTAGCAGACAATTCAGAATGGAAACTTATATCCTCCTCCTTCAAGTAAAATATGATTTCATGACAACAGTTACCATACAGATGCTCTAGAGACTTGCCTTAATTTCTTCCTAGTGCTGAGTTTTTTCTTTTCATGAGATTTAACAGGGCAACAGCCATTGTAGCTATTCTAAGTATGTTACAAACAGGAGCCAATTTAATCTTAATGATTTTAGCTAGTAGTTATTACCTTTCACTTTCAGGGTGTGCTGGCATGATCATAGTGCAGCATAATACCTGGTACTCAGCTAGATTAACAATTCCGTTTTCCAGCACAATATCTTGTCAAACTGTCTAATCACATCCTCTGTCAGTCATGGCAGGAAAAGAACAGAAATCTCATGCCATAATATATTTGGTATGGTACTTAAGACAAGCCTTATTTTTAACTTCTCTATCAGAAAGACAATAAAACTCCAAACATATGTTCATATATAGCCAGTTGCTAATGACTATGCAGAACACGTAATGACCATCTGTAAGATTCAAATAAATGTCTGAGAGACTGAAAATTTACCCCAACTAGTCAAATGTTATTTACAtccattcctcagacacaaatttTAAGAGCTAACTGAATATGAAGATATTTTATTCATGGGGTATCAGTGACATCAGCAGAGTAACTATGGTGGCAGCTAGAACTAACAACTGCAAACATCATATGTGCATTCTTAAGTAGGACAGCAGTAGTACATCAACAATTTTGTATCACAAATCCTAAAGGAAGAACAAACTAAACATCTCTAAATCAAAAGTTCACAACActctccagaatattttgaagaagagaaaagtgtgtccaAAACACCCTGATTCCCGAAAAGTAATGTGTGGATGACTGCCCCAACTCAATTGCAATGAAAAATACAGACAATTCTTGTCTGGAAAAAATCAAAatgttatgtgaaatttttaaaacattcCAAAGAAAGACTTTTCTGCTGTTTCTGTATAATGATTCTGTGCATTGCACTTAGTTGAgagggagactatgtagaacagaGGTGGTCAATCCATCGATCGCAATCAATCAGTCGATTGCTATGGTTGTAAGAGCCGATCTTTCAAAACCTTTGTCCGAAATCTGTTTAAACGAGCTGTTTTTGTAAAATACCAGTTTGTTTACAATGAGTGTTTTGCACAGCATTTGTAGGCGGTAAATTGGAAAACTGTTTCCATCTCTTTCATCTCCAACTGCATTCCACTGTCATTAACAAACTTTAACTTGATGCACTGTGCAGTGATGGGAGGGGTGGGAGCGGAACATGCTCTACTTCCAGTAGGCAACACAAACCTCTGTTTTTGAGTTTCCAAAAAACAACAATGAGCACAATGAAGATAATTACTGATCAGTTAAATACTTAATGTTATCCAAACTAAGATTGCTGTTTGCACTGACATGTCAAATAACCACCTCATCACTTATTTATGAAACAATCATGATCAAAATAACAGAACAGTGCACACTCCAGTGACAATGCAGTCAGCACTGGCGAATAGTATGCTGTACAGTTGGCAATGAACATCTTCAAACCCTACAGCACGAGGTCTCCTGACCAATGCTGAGAACTACAGATAAGAACTAGGGAGTCCAAACGCCATGTTATACTTCTCATTTAGCAACATG
This window contains:
- the LOC124710153 gene encoding E3 ubiquitin-protein ligase RAD18-like isoform X3, whose product is MKETFESHLRSNRILDDIVTLYVGFKGTLLPMLLHKPNRLTLNEVPFTSADDADDKLANIKQQVKCIPSEREATIISEEKRNCELFNREIISNPAVKEISDNDLRNVVTPQKIIFPSQLAVGRPSTSKSSIKIPAMFTSPKKNVQNTEPALRKVTCPVCNVDIPEKNINFHLDNCLKREEDQVKIREQQHETRKLLKKPVFSLLKQADLKKKLKEHGLNYTGSRETLIKRFERFILLYNTECDSLKPRPVADIIRQLEQEEQEEKKIPAPQKILTFPKNNEKSDDIRREYLKKNKSSFENLIQMAKQRLQQEKPAQLAFSSNTVKVLEDGDQGSFGNNVKRMESGQNILPSNDGESSSTSSITNEVDIKNSSKKCSRKLQYSDDDDDPEEGVQVNWNFPSTSLMNQASHSADHAAKNMCNVVGDNVPVSGTPYSSTVKTPPQYMRNSDIKDSGNDSNTANVQASPVFASRSSVKRVRSDYSEVHASPEMFAEEIQESCTLRNGNASDAESEKSISLLEYDEGGTSFPEQRETPCQFPQEIVSNNVDVKDAPSEEIDLGGSPLHPSSEEYVPYVHQRKSKRRNLHAAEQENFDRVLRKRSKR